The segment GGTCGAGCTGAGTAAGGGGAAAGGCGGGAGGAGGTAATGATCGATAAATTGGGTGTCGTTACGATCGGACAAGCTCCCCGTTCCGATGTGGGCCCGATCTTGGAAAAGCACTTGGGAAACCGGGTGGAATTGATACAAGTTGGCGTGTTGGACGGGATGACCAAAGCAGAGATCGACCGGTCTCTCTACCCTGAAACAGGCGATTATGTCTTGACTTCCCGCCTGTTGACCGCCGAATCCGTGGTCACATCCCGGGAGAAGATCCAGCCGATTTTGCAAAAGCGGATTGAGGAACTGGAGAACCGGGGATGTAAACATATCCTGGTTCTGTGTACCGGTGTCTTCCCCGGGTTGAAGGCGAAGTCGGCTTTTCTGATCGAACCGGATCAAATCATCCCGCCTGCCGTCGCGGGGATGGTGAAAAAACGGCAATTGGGCCTGATCACCCCTCTCGATGAGCAACGGGAAACGATTGCGGAAAAGTGGGAGACCGTTGGTTTGTCTCCCCTCGTTTCCGTTGCTTCTCCCTATCAACCGGATGAACAATCATTTCAAAAAGCGGCACAATCACTGGTGGAACATGGTGCTGAAGTGATTCTGCTCGATTGCATGGGTTACGTGGAAGAGATGAGGGATATCGTTCGGAAGCGGTCCGGTTTGCCTGTCATCCTCTCCAACGCCTTGATGGCCAAATTGGTTTCTGAAATGGTCTGAAATATCGGGGAGGCGCAGGCTGTTCCATAGGGTCGATCATCCAGCCAACTGATGTCATATGGAAGAAGGAGAGTGCTGCGATATGACAGATCGTTCAATTCAGGTCAGTTCAAAGTTGCTGCAACAATGTCTGGGATTGAAGAGCGGTGAATCCCTCCTGATCGTGGCGGACGACAGCAAGGTGGAGCTGGCCCGCGCGCTGTATCAAGCAGGTCAACAGCTCGGCGCGGAATCGATCCTCACAGTGATGAAAGAAAGGCAGAAATCGGGGCAGGAACCACCTGAGGCCATCGGTGAAGCGATGAAACGGGCGAATGTGGTCATCTGTGTTACGGAGCACTCCTTGACCCACACCCGTGCGAGAAAGGAAGCGGCGGCGGCCGATGCCAGGGTGGCCACAATGCCGGGAATCACTCCCGACATGTTTTTAGAGGGAGCGATCACCGCCGACTATTTACAAGTGAAGGAACTGACTGAAAAAGTGACTGATTTCCTCGCAAAAGGGAAGCGGGTCAAGATCGTCAAAGACGGGGAAGAGCTCGTTTTCTCGATTGAGGGGAGGAGGGGGATTGCCAGCACTGGGATGTATATCAACCCGGGCGAGTCGGGAAATCTCCCCTCCGGCGAAGGATATATTGCCCCTGTCGAGGGGTCGGCTGCGGGCAGAATCAAGATCGATGGCTCCGTGGCCGGGATGG is part of the Kroppenstedtia eburnea genome and harbors:
- a CDS encoding aminopeptidase: MTDRSIQVSSKLLQQCLGLKSGESLLIVADDSKVELARALYQAGQQLGAESILTVMKERQKSGQEPPEAIGEAMKRANVVICVTEHSLTHTRARKEAAAADARVATMPGITPDMFLEGAITADYLQVKELTEKVTDFLAKGKRVKIVKDGEELVFSIEGRRGIASTGMYINPGESGNLPSGEGYIAPVEGSAAGRIKIDGSVAGMGKLDSPLYLTIEDGRLVHAEGEAAEKLLDVLGDGPGRMLGEFGIGTNDKARITGVVLEDEKVYGTIHIAFGSNHTFGGVVEAGVHVDLVVKDPDVYIDDVKVMEKGVPNF
- a CDS encoding AroM family protein; protein product: MIDKLGVVTIGQAPRSDVGPILEKHLGNRVELIQVGVLDGMTKAEIDRSLYPETGDYVLTSRLLTAESVVTSREKIQPILQKRIEELENRGCKHILVLCTGVFPGLKAKSAFLIEPDQIIPPAVAGMVKKRQLGLITPLDEQRETIAEKWETVGLSPLVSVASPYQPDEQSFQKAAQSLVEHGAEVILLDCMGYVEEMRDIVRKRSGLPVILSNALMAKLVSEMV